TTGTATATCGAAACAAAATCCCAAACCATTCATGGCTGGGATTTATTGGAAACTGCATTAGGTGCTGGTGATATTTTATATCTCACCATGCCTGCAACGGGGTTGGATCGGCTGTGGCGCGTTCCTTCTCAGGTTCTCGCTAACTCAGATCGGGCGATCTCCACATAAGTTATAGCTAAGGTGACTGCTTAAAGTGTAAAATTTGAGACAAAATTCGTACAGTCGATTTCTCTTCAAATAAGTGTTGCCTTACAGAAAATTTTGCTTGTGGGGACTTGTGGCGCTGGGCTATGTGCTAGTTAGTCCCTCAGTTTTCGCTAAAACCCTGCGGGTGGGAACCAATCCCTTACCGCCTCTTGTGTTCGTCAAATCGACTCAGGAACAACCTGTCGGCTACAGTATCGAACTGTGGGATAAAGTTGCGCGGCAGCTTAAAGTGGAGTACGAATTCGTTGTGTTTGATTCTACAGCAGAACTTCTCGAAGCTGTTAAACTCGGTAACGTTGATGTTGGGATTAGTGGCATTACTATTACCTCCGATCGAGAGCAGTATTTAGACTTTTCCCAAAGTTATTACGAAACCGGACTGCAAATCTTGATCTTAGACCAACCTAAACATCCCATCCTGGCTTTTTTTCAATATTTTATATCTTGGACGACGCTGCAAGCTCTGGGTGTTTTATTGGTTGTATCTCTAGCAATAGCCCACTTAGTTTGGTTTTTTGAACATCGTTCCAATCCTCAAATGTTTGCGAAGAGTTATCTATTAGGAATTTGGGAAGCCTTCTGGTGGGCTATAGTAACAGCAGCAACAGTTGGATATGGTGACAGGGTTCCTAAAGGATTTATCGGCAGGTTAATTGCGCTGTTTTGGATGCTCTTTGGTATATTCATATTTGCCTATTTCACCGCTTCAATTACAGCTAATAAGATACAAGAGCAAATTTCTGGCCCCAAAGACTTGGATGGCAAACGAGTTGCAGTTATCGGTGGCACTACCTCTGCTAGTTATATGCAAACGCGACCTGTAAAGCTAGTGCGATTCAAGCGCTGGCAGCAAGCCTATGAAGCTTTAAATGCAGGGGAAGTTGACGCTGTTGTCGGTGATGCGCCAACTTTAAGATATGAGGCTGCCCGTACACCTGAATTTCGTGTGGTAGGTAGATTATTTAATCAACAAGATTATGGGATTGCCCTACCTACAGGCAGCACCTATCGAAAGCCGATCAACATCATTTTGTTAAAATTAAAGGAACAAGAAGATCTAAAAGTTCTAGCGCAGAAATGGTTCCCAGATAACGAGTGAGTGTATAGTTCGTAGTTCATTGAAGAGGCGATGAACCACGAACTACACTACCGGACAGGATGCGATCGCACCTGTCCGATTTCCCCCAAAATAATTACATTTTGCCTTTTTGCATTACTTCTTGCAGGTGTTGACGCACTTCTTGTACCTGCTGCATTTCTGATTGTTTCAGCTTTTGGAACAGTTCCGCACAAGGTTGAGAACCTGTTTGCTCTGCGTCTTGAATGTAACTATCGTATGCCTGAATTGCCTCAGCTTTGTTGTGCAATACTGTGAGCAAATCGTATTCAAGGTTGCTGATAGTTTGTCCGTTTGTGGCCATAATTTGAGCCTCCACTAGATTTCATAATCAACGTTGACTCACCTCCACCGGCAAATTCATCTGTCCAAAAGAGTAGAACTATAGGCTTGTATAGGGCTTAACAAGCAGCTATACAAATAAAAATCGTTCTCTTTCCCTATGTCGATTCAGTCTTGAGGATAATCGATCGGAAACCAAGTTTCTTTTATCGTTCAGCTCGATATTTCTTTACTCGCACCCAAAGAAAACCGGTTTCTGGTATTACTAAATTGATGTTTTGCCTTCTGGATCAATTTCTTTCCATCCAAGCAATACAGTTCTGCATCTGCTGGCGTACTGTCTCCGTGTCAGCGCGGTAGCGCCGTCCGTGACCGGGTAACACCCACTCAAATCTGTAGTTTGCCAATTTTTTCATGGATTTTAGCTGTTCTGTCCAGGAGTACCAGCAAACACTGCGAAAGGCAATTAGCTGATTAATTTCTGGAGACCAAGCGAGATGGTCGCCGCTAAACAGATATTTGTTTTTGTACAGCAAAACTGTGTGACCTTTGGTGTGACCGGGAACTGGGATAATTAAAAGGTCTGTCTCCAGTTTATACGGTTCCGAACTGGATAATTTGATTTCTACATCGCGAGTACCGGAATTAATTTCGTCCTGATGGAGGATGCGATCGCACTCAAAATGCTCTCTATATTTTTGATGATCCGCCACATCATCTCTGTGTGTGAGATACATATAACGAATCCCACCCATTTCCTCCAGTCGTTTAACTAATGGCGGTGTAAAGCGGGGAGAATCAACTAAGATATTGCCTTCGAGTCTAACAATCAAATAACTCGCAGCCGCGTAGGAATCCTCCGAGTGATAGCCGCAATGGTAAACATTTTCATCTACCAAAATAGGGAAAGTTTCCTGCGCCTCTTTTATATCTTTTGGTGTTTCAACTGTGCCGATCGAAGCCGTAGGACAAGAAAGCAACGCTTGGAGCGATCGCAACCTTTCTTCCTCATTTGCAGGTTGATGATACACTGCTGATTGTTCCCCCACACTAGCGAAGACTTCGGGAGCCATCCAGCGACAAGTATCGCAATCAATACAACTACTATCTACGTAAAAATCGCCACTCACATTTTCCGGGCGACGCTGATTAAGATGCGCCATAATTAAATCCGATCTTAATTTTTCAATAGCGGGCTGGTTATAATACAACAATAGCAAATCAATTTCATAAATTTAGTCGCGAGCGATCGCCAATGATTGTTTTATGCGATTTACTTAGTTGCCAAATTTACAAGCCATTCATCTAATTCTGTCAAAAAAGCCGATCGCGTTTCTTCTTCTACAATTGCTCCTTCAAAAGCATTGCGCGTCCATCGGCCTAAATCTGCAACAGTAACACCTCGTTCGCACATTAGGCGCACCATTTCTTCTGTTAAATTTAAGCCAAACCAAGTAGGATCGTCTGAGTTGACGGTAACAGCCACTCCGGCTGCATCTAATGCTAAAATAGGATGGTCTTGATAGGATGAAACATTTGCGAGACGTTCGTTAGAAGTGGGGCACATTTCCACTAGGATTTGGCGATCGCGCAACAATTCCACAACATCCGGATCTTGAATTGCAGAAGTTCCGTGACCGATTTGTTTAACCCCCAATCCTTCCACAGCAGCGCGAATTGTTTCAGGGCCAGTCATTTCCCCAGCGTGGACTTTGACTTTTTTTCCTGTGGCAAAAACTGGCGCAAATGCTTCTTTAAATATATCGGCAGGCCAACCGAATTCCGAACCGTGAAGATCGAATCCAGAGATAATTTTTTCGGAAATAACTTTTTGTACCCAATAGCTAGCACTTTCAGCACCTTCATTGCGATTGAGACCAGCAAACATTCTGATAATTGTACCGTGCGATCGCGCTCTTTCTACCTCTTCTTCCAAAAGTGCTAAAACGCGATCGAGAGAAGCGCCAACTCGCTCAACTAAAGGAACGTAAAAATCTAACTCTACATAACGAATGTTTTGTTCGATAAAAGCATCAAATACATCGCGAATTAACTCATTATAACCCGAAGGCGTCTGTAACCAAGGATGAATATAATCGCGAAACAATAAGCGAAATTCTTCAAAGTTAGCAAATCGGAAACTTTGTTCGTACCAAAAAGGAGACTCAGGTAGAACAATTCCTTTGTGCCGATGCCATACTTCTCGAACTTTTTGCCAGCGGGGTGCGCCTTCCAAGTGTATGTGCAGTTCAGCTTTTGGCATAGAGGAAATATCGGCAATGTTAGTTATTTCCTCTGGTTTGGTTACTTCTAACATGGTTTGATTCTATTTACCTCCCAAATAGTACGCTCTTGCAACAGGCAACAAAAATAGCAGTATTAAACCAAGAATAAAAGCCCAAAAGCTGAGGTTATAACCACCAAAATTATATGCGCTAAGACATATCAATAATACGCCAGATACAGAGGCAGGGAAACTAAAGCTATCGCCAGCCTCTTGGATATGTCTTCCCTGCTTAATAATTAACTCTTGTAAAAAATCTGAATAGCGAATCAACACAGGTACGCTAAAGGCTAGGAATAACGCAAGTGATGCAAAAAAACCAGGCTTATAAGCTTTCAATATTCCTGTTTCTGCCAAAAATATAAATATCCACAGCCCTATCCCTGTTAAAAGAGATTGCCAAATCACTATATACCAAGGAGTTTCTTTTTGCTTCGCGTTGTAAATATTAATAAATAAAAACATCGAAAATGCTATTGTAAATGGAAATAAATCAGGTTTGTACTCGATAAGCTTATCTATCAAATTGAAAAAATCTATATCCTTGAGCCATAAAAGACTCCATATTAAAATACCTATAACACTAGCTTGCCAACGAATTGGGCTATCTTTTGGGCGGACGATATCGGCTGGATTGGCGGTAGGCAAAAATCCTATCTCCTCTATGCGATCGAGAATCTCTGAACTGGGGGGAAACCCTCCAAATAGGATTTCTGATGGATACCTACATACAGTGTGCTTGATACAAATAGCACCTGAGTCTATTTCCAAATATGCAACCTGATGAGGATAAAACTTGTACGTTTCAAAGCAGAAGTGAAGAGTCAATTTATTTGCGCTGACAAATAGAGTGGCAAATGGGAATGTTCCTCTCGTTTTGCCAACTGTCGCGCCTCCCGCGAAACTCAGCAACCTTTGTCTATTTCTCCGCTTCATGGAAAGTTTTCCTGTGTCTGCGTCTCATCTACCTCTAGAGCGCCAGTCCAGTAAAAAATCAAAGGCAGAATAAGCAAAATATGTGGTGCGTAGGAGCAAACGCGAGTGCGTGCCGTAAGCATTAGCATTCGAGCGACAATCGAACGTGAGTGCGTGCCGTAGGCAATCGCGTTCGCATCTCCATTTTCCCATAAGTAAGGTGGGCATTGCCCACCCTACTTTTTATTAAAGTTCAGCTAGCCAATCCAAAATCAACCCATTCACAATATCCGGTCGTTCGTCGTGAGGACAGTGACCGGTATCGGGAATCGATACAAACTTAACAGGTTGACCGTTGTCACTCAATTCCCTGTAAATTGTTGCGCCTTTAATCGGTGTCCAAGGGTCTTTTTCTCCCCAAAGAACCAGTAATGGATGCTTGACTTTTGGCAACAATTCTGATGGGCTGGGGCCGGGAGGTGCGGTGAGGATGGAGGCAAAAACCTGCTGTGCGCCAGTATCGCAGGAAGGATCGTAAAGCATATCCACCAATTCGTCCGTGATGGCTTCCCGGTTGAAGTAAACTTGCTGGAGGGTGCGACGGATGCGGTGTTTCTGACGGATGCGGTTAAATAGAAACGGGCCAAAAACTTTGGAACTCACCACCTTGGTAAAGCCTGCCATCACCAACCGCAATGGTAAATTTAATTCGTGGGGGCGATGATTGAGTCCGCCAGCGCAGTTGATGAGGACAGCACCAGCAGAAATTTCCGGCTCGTCTGCCACCATCATTAAACTGAGTAAAGCGCCGATCGAATTGCCCACAAATACGGCAGGTTCCTGAATGTGCGACGAACAGAAATCTTTGAGCAGTTCTACCCACAAATCCAGGCTGTAATCCAGCGATGGCTTATCGGAAGCGCCAAATCCCAGTAAATCGAGCGCAAAGACTCGGTAGCCACCGGCGGCAAGTGCGGGAACATTTTGACGCCAGTGTCCGATCGAAGCACCAAAGCCGTGAATCAGTACTAACGGGCGTCCGCTGCCCATGACGGTGTACTGTATTTTATGGCCTTTCCAATTCCAGGTGAATTTTGCCAAAGTGCTGGCAACTGCCAACTGTTGCGTCATCACAGTTTTTTATGAAGATTCGTAAACTATGTTTTTTATATGATAATATCTCTTGACTTAAGAATTAATTCGAGGCGCTTTTAAGAGGTTTGAGATCGATCGAGCCATTTTGGATTGGTAGGCATAGTAGTAGGGGAGCAGCTACGCCGATAGGGAGAGGGGGAGGGGGAGATGGGGGAAGATTTTTCTTAGTCTCCCGGTCACCAGTCCCCAGTCAACAATCACCAAAATCTGCGTAAGTGCTATATGAATAAGAATTTCTTGGCTGTACTTGGGAAGATTGTTTTTGCGGCGACGAGTTTGGGAATATGGGCGAGTGCCGAAGTGGCGATCGCTTATGCAGCAAGCGCTTCTACATCGCCAACTAACCCAGCGGTAGCCGCACAAGTTTTAGCAGAACAACCAGCGAGGAGAGAACCTGCACGCAGAAGAGAAGCGACTCCCACGAGAGAACCCGCACGCAGAAGAGAAGCGACGCCGACGAGAGAACCCGCACGCAGAAGAGAAGCGGTACAAAATAACTTCGATCTTCCAGAAGTTATTACCAATGGTGTTTTAGAGAATTTATCCCAACAGACGGGAATGGAAATATCTGCTTTGCGGATCGTCGCCGCGCAACAGGAAACTTGGCCGGATGGTTGTTTGGGGATAGCCAGTCCCGGTATTGTTTGCTCTAAGGCTTTGGTTCCCGGTTGGCGAGTGGTAGTAGGTAGCGATCGCCAAAGCTGGGTTTACCGCACTAATCTTACAGGTTCCTTAATCAAGTTAGATCCAACTGCCAGCGAGAATGTAGCGGCGACTCCACCTCCCCCTCTTCCTCGTGCGTCTCAACCAACTCGCCTGCCCGCTCCTCCCTCACGCAGACAAACAACAGCAAGTGCTTCTGGGCAATCAGGAGAGCCATTGCCTCCCGTTGAGCTATCTCAAAGTGAGATACCCCAAAGCGAGGGAAGTACTTTGATTGAGGAGCCAGCTGCTGCATTAGCTGATGCCAATAGGTCGGTTCAGCGCCGCAATGAAGCCACGCCACCGCGTCCGCAACCGCCTTCCCGCCTAGAAGAGCCCACGCCACCGCGTCCGCAACCGCCTTCCCGCCTGGAAGAGCCCACGCCACCGCGTCCGCAACCGGTTTCCCGCCTGGAAGAGCCCACGCCACCGCGTCCGCAACCAGTTTCCCGCCTGGAAGAGCCCACGCCACCGCGTCCGCAACCGCCTTCCCGCCCGGAAGAGCCCACCCCACCGCGTCCGCAACCAGTTTCCCGTCCGCCTCAACAAACCACTGCAATAGCTACACCTCCCCGGCGCACAGCCCCGCCACCTCCACGCCAAAATGGCACGGAAAACAGAAGCGGTTTCAGTTTGATGATTCGACAACCATTAGAGACGCTTCCGAATCCGATCGCTCGCGTTTCCCTCAAATCTAAAAATGGCAACAATTACGCACCGGAGCGGTTAATCGGCGATTATCGATATCGGCTGGATCGACGCGCTCAATTTAGGGGAGGGATGAATGCAGGCGATCGCATTGTTGTGCGCCTGTACGATAACGAGAATCGCTCGATCGGCTATAGCGAATTTGAACTTTTGTCAGAAAACGCGGCAGTTAACTTAATTCTCCCGGAACGACCGCTTCTTTACCGTATGGTGCGGACTCTCTACGGCATTGACGCCGATCGAGATGGCAACATGGATGAAGGCACGAGCTTTTACGATTACTACACTATCCTCACCGGTACAAGACCGGGTGAGGAACGAGTCACTTTCCTCAACGGCGTTCCGAATACCAGCCTCACCTGGTTTCAAGTCGCCGGTTTACCCCTACCATCTCGCACAAGCGCTTACCCCGCTTCTTTTGGTAGCGGCGAATATGCAGTGACCAATCAGGCGATTAGCATTTTTCGCTCGGATATGCCTAGAGTTCTCACTGCTGCACCCGGTAAGGAGAGTCGAATAACTAATGTCAGCAATAACTCTACGTACCAGGTAACGCGCAATTCGGTCAGTTCTCGATCGCCGCAAGACCCTCCAGCCCCGCCGCCGCAATTGCAGGTGAGTTTTGCCGATGTACCATCAAATCATTGGGCTAGAGGTTTCATCGCAGAACTGGCGCGTCAAGAAATTCTCCAAGGTTTTCCCGATGGGCTGTATCGTCCCAACGCTCCCGTGACGCGAGCTGAATTGGCTTCGATTTTGCGAAAAGCTTTCGATCGAAATAAAATTCGCGATGTCGTCGCTTTTAAAGATGTGCCGACTAACCACTGGGCTTATCCTGCCATTCGGGAAGCTTACGAGATGGGTTTCTTGGAAACTAATTCCACTCAAGGTTTCAGTCCCGACCAAAAAGTCTCTCGTCTTGACGTTTTGGTCGCTTTGGGCAGAGGACTTAAGTATTCTGCTGGGGGTTCTGTCGATAGCGTTCTGCGCGTGTATAGAGATGCCTCCTCGATCCCAAGAAGCGATCGCGATATCATCGCCGCCGTTACCCAGCGGGATATGGTCGTAAGTTATCCCAACGTCAACTATCTGTATCCCGGTCGGCTCGCAACCAGAGCTGAAGTGGCTGCTTTAATTTATCGGGCTTTGGTCAGTATTGGCAAAGCTGAGGAAATTGTTTCCCCCTATGTGGTGGTAGCAGAATCTACCCCCAATAACACTCAAGTTAGGGAAGGTTCGCGTTCCGATCGACAAAGAACCAATACTCGCGATCGACGTTAGAACGGGAGTTTAAACTGGATTTCGGTGCAAAACTCTCGATTTTTGAATTTTGCACCAAAATCTTGTCTAAACTCCTGTTTTGAAATAATTATCTTGCAAATAAAGCCATCTTTTTTCTCTCCATTAAAAATAATTTTTAGATACAATTATATATAATTATTAATCTTAATTTAAGAAAATAAATAAATTTGTTATTGAGTATTTTAGTATTGAAAAATACCGAATCATTAGGTTAATTCATGTCTAATAGTCAAACAATACCTTTGTTAATTTGTGAATCGTTTAGAGAGAATAAATAATGAGCGAACAGCCAATTGCAGATGAAGTGGCATTGCGGATTGCCTTGGCTTCAAGATTATTTCCCGAAATAAGTCTGAAAGAGTTTATAGAACTGTTAATGGATTATTTGGGGGGCAATATTGATGAAGTATCCTTAAGTCAAATCACAGTTACTAAGTTGAAAACAGCACTAGGACAAACCTATGAACTCGATGGAGAAGAACATGGAGAAGATGCTAATACAGAGACAATAGCTGTATTCAAAAAAGCGGTAAGAATTTTATGGGGTGAAACAAGTGAGAGTGACAAACTACCACCTATAGAACCTTATCAAGAAGGTGATATGCCTAATTCTATTCGTGTGGCTGTAGCATCTAATAACCGCGAAGAGTTAGATGGTCATTTTGGTTCGTGCCTGCGGTATTTAATTTATCAATTATCAGCGAAAGAAATACGGCTAATTGATATTCGATCGGCATTGGGAGCAGAATTATCAGAAGATAAAAATGCCTTTCGTGTGAATTTAATTAAAGATTGCGCTATTTTGTATATTGTCGCGATCGGGGGGCCTGCTGCTGCTAAGGTAGTTCAAGGCGGAATCTATCCGATGAAAAAGGAAGAAGGCGGTTTAGCAAGAAAAATACTGGCTGAATTACAACGCGCAATCACCACTTCACCACCTCCTTGGTTAGCAAAAATTTTAGGAGTTGCGCCCGGTGAGCAAGTCAAAAATTACAAAGCATTGGTATAAAATTATGTTATCACGTATCTTAGGAGCAACTCAATTTGACCAGCAGGTTCTCAACATTTCCTCCATCAATATTTGCGATCGAGAAAGTTATGTCGGTCAGGAAATGCGAAAGCGCTACAATGCTTGGAAAGATGAAAATGACGAACCCACTCAAAATCCTTGGGCACATCTGCATCAATTCACAATTTACGTCCCGCATCCCGACCAACTTTACGAAGAAATGACTTTAGAAGAAGGGTTAACCAAAGGTTACAACATTGAGGTTAAACTTGTCGAGGACAAAAGCGAATTACCTTACAAAATTCCCGCAGGCGGACATTTTGTTGTTGTGATGAAACAAAAAGGACTTGATGAAGATTTTGCTATTGCAGCAACTGGGATTTTTGTGCGTACCTTGGCTGTACTTTATCTCGACATTATTGTCGATCTGGAGAAAGGTGAATACCAACCGATTGCGGTTAAACATCCGATTATTAGGGATTACCCAATCGGTTGGGAAGATAAGTTGAAGCAGTTCCTTAACCAAGAGATTAAAGACGAGGATTTGCCCAATTTAGTTCAATACGTAGACCGAGCATTCAATCGGGATTATAGAGCGCCTGACTGGGATGAAATTAACCTCATGGCTACTAGGTTTGCGGGTGTTTGAGCAATCCGATCGGAAATTCGATCGAGCAGAAAGCAGCGCAGATTTTGATAAAATTGAAGCAGCATTCTCATCGCGGTCTTGTTGAACTAATAAGACCGTTATTTTCGATCTGTCTGAAACCTCCAGCCCTTTATTTCCCTTGGTTGTACGGTAAAATCGAAAATCTAAAACTGAAAATCTTATCAACCCCATGCCCGAATTAATTTTGCCCAAACCCCCTCAGTTTCAATCAAAACAAGAAGAACGCCTCTATCGCAAACAACACCTTGCCGCTGCCTTTCGCCTCTTCGCCCGCTACGGGTTTGATGAGGGTGTCGCCGGTCACATTACCGCTCGCGACCCCGAACTGCAAGATCATTTCTGGGTAAACCCGTTCGGGACGCACTTCGAGCATATCCGCGTTTCCGATTTGGTGCTTGTTAATAGTAAAGGTGAGGTTGTGGAAGGTGACAAGCCTATCAACGCGGCAGCTTTTGCTATCCACTCCCAAGTTCACGCAGCGCGTCCCGACGTGGTGGCAGCTGCTCACGCTCATTCACTTTACGGTAAAAGTTGGTCAACTCTGGGACGCCTTCTTGACCCCCTGACTCAGGATGCCTGTGCTTTTTATGAGGATTGCGGGTTGTTTGATGACTACACGGGAGTCGTACTGGAACCAAAAGAAGGCAAGCGGATTGCAGAGGCGCTAGGTGAGAACAAGGCGCTGATTTTACGCAATCACGGACTTTTAACTGTCGGTCACTCGGTTGACGAAGCGGCGTGGTGGTTCATTACAATGGAGCGATCGTGCCAAGCGCAGTTAATGGCTGAGGCTGTTGGCAAACCAATTGCGATCGCTCCCAATGTAGCACGCCTCACCTACAGCCAAATAGGTTCTCACTACATGGGTTGGTTTTCCTTCCAACCCCTCTACCAAACCATCGTGCGCCAGGAACCAGACTTGCTTAATTAGTTTGAAAACGGCTGTTCTGCGTAATAAACCGTGCGAGTCGGAAAAGGAATCACAATTCCTTCTTCTTGATAGCGGCGGTGCAATCTTTTAATAAACTCGTGCTTCACTACCCTTTGGTCGAGAAATTCATTCGCCCTCAAAAACACCGTGAAACGAATACTGTATTCGCTGAAAGTATGATATCGAATAAAAGGCTCAAACCCAAAAGCAGAACCGGATACTTTTTGCATCACCTCTTGCGCGACATCAAAAGTTACCCATTCCACTTGGTCAAGGTCGCTATCGTAACTGACACCTACCTCTACCAAAACTATGATCTCTTTGGCCGGTAAATGATAGTTGGTAAAAATAGCAGAAGCCAGTTTTGAGTTGGGCACTATTATAACGTTATGGGGCAACTCTTGGATGACTGTATTTCGCCAAGTGATATCCGTAACGTAACCTTCTTGACCCGTTTCTAGTTTGACATAATCTCCGGTTCTCACTTGTTTGGAAATAATCAAGTATAACCCCGAAAATAAATTAGAAAGGGTATCTTGAAACGCCAGCGCCACAGCTAAACCACCGATTCCCAAAGTAGCCAGAATTGGCGTGATGGAAAAGCCCAACGTTTGCAGGATCGTCAAAATTCCAAATACAAAAACGACGATCCTAGCCAGATTAGAAAGTAATGAAGCTGAAACTCCTTCTGTGCGCTGAGTAAAAATATTAACAAAACTAGCGGTCAATCTTGCTAAGGCTATTGTGACTGTAAATAGGAAAATAGCAGTGAGGATTTTTTGCAGGATGTCCGCTAAGATGTTGTCAATAACTTGACTTACCTGTAAACTAATCACAGCAGCATAAAATCCGGCAATTACAAACCAAATTTTAGGGATGCCGCGCAAAGATAAAAATAATATTTCATTTCCTGGCAACCGGGTTTTAGTCGCGAATCTTTTCAGTTTATTGAGAATAAATTTTTCAAAAATTAGTCCGGCAATAAATCCCAGGCAAACTAACCCTACAGGTAAGATCCATTTGAGATAGTCGTTCATACAAACAAACTTCCCCCAATTTGACAGGCGTTTAATAGCTTACCTTTAAACGCAGCCGATCGCCAGTACAGCACGGCACAAGTAATCCACTAGCTCGAAATAAGTTAAATGCCTGACGCTCACAGGATTTTTGACTTTTGACTGAGTGACTTTCGCGTAGCGCCGCTAGGGAAGTTTTTGCTTGAGTTGGCTGAGGTTTTCTGGACTGAGGATGACTTTCACTTCCAACTGTTGCTGGGGGTCTCGGAGAGTGAACTACCTACACTGACCTGATGGTGAGCGTGTAGGCTTCCCAATTCATTGGGGATTGCCTCAACCTTCGTAGATTTTTTACGTCCCGAAGATTTTGGTCTTACATCCCCTCCAAGGGCAGAAGAGCTAGTCCCTAACTCCAAAAGTCGCAAACCTTCATTTTTAATATTGATTGCTTACCATGCTTAGATTTAAAGTTAGGAAATTTAGTGCGTCCTTCAAAGAAGTTGACAAACGCGCTAGAAAGATTGAATGTGACTCGTTGCAAGAATTCCCTACATACATCTTCGGCGAGAACATATAAGAGTGCCTTTCACAGATTTTCTTTGGACTTTAGCTCTCAATTAGGCGTATTTATTACTTCCCTGACATCTGCCGCAGACGGAACTAATCGCTGTCGCCAAGTAATTTGCTTACCGTTGAGATTGGCAAACCATTGTTTGATTGTAGCGAAGTTATTGACGTTTTCGGGGTTTATGTTACCTTGTTGCCAGACAATTGTGTGTGCCATCAGATATTCCTGATGAATTGGCTGATTTGTTGGTTGCTAAACGGATTTTAGCGCACCATAACTCAGCGCTCAAAATTGTGGGTTTCTGAGTCAAAAAAATTAGCGATCGCTTGCCAAATTTGTTACTCTTTATGAATAAAATATCCGAAAAATTTGCCGATACAATTGGCAAAGATATGTATGTATCTGCTCGTTGTCTTCATTTGCCTACCCCACAGGAAGGCCACACCTACATCTGCCCAGAAAAATATCTAAAACTGACTGGCGACCGCCGCGATCGTATAGCCTCTTGGTAAGCTTATTTAAAGAAAGTCAAAAATTATTTGATTTCCTGACAGCTATTCTTATTTATGAATAAACATCTGTGATATAATGCAAGTCGTCTGCGCGACTGCTGTAATAGCAACGCTTTTTAAAACGTAAATTCTGATGCAAGGATGGGGTAGATGCTCTGGGGACTTTGGCACTGGCTCAAAAGCTTTTTTCAGCGCTTGTTTGGAACCTCTCCCCACCCGTTTTCGCAACGGGGAGGAAGCAGAACAGCTTCTCCTCAATTGATGGGAGGTGCCGGAGGGGCAAACTCAACTCTGACGGATGCAGACTATGAAGTGTTGTTCGTCCAACTCCTAGAGGGGGTAAGTGAAGGCTGGAGTCGCGGTCAAGTT
The nucleotide sequence above comes from Aerosakkonema funiforme FACHB-1375. Encoded proteins:
- a CDS encoding class II aldolase/adducin family protein, with the protein product MPELILPKPPQFQSKQEERLYRKQHLAAAFRLFARYGFDEGVAGHITARDPELQDHFWVNPFGTHFEHIRVSDLVLVNSKGEVVEGDKPINAAAFAIHSQVHAARPDVVAAAHAHSLYGKSWSTLGRLLDPLTQDACAFYEDCGLFDDYTGVVLEPKEGKRIAEALGENKALILRNHGLLTVGHSVDEAAWWFITMERSCQAQLMAEAVGKPIAIAPNVARLTYSQIGSHYMGWFSFQPLYQTIVRQEPDLLN
- a CDS encoding mechanosensitive ion channel family protein encodes the protein MNDYLKWILPVGLVCLGFIAGLIFEKFILNKLKRFATKTRLPGNEILFLSLRGIPKIWFVIAGFYAAVISLQVSQVIDNILADILQKILTAIFLFTVTIALARLTASFVNIFTQRTEGVSASLLSNLARIVVFVFGILTILQTLGFSITPILATLGIGGLAVALAFQDTLSNLFSGLYLIISKQVRTGDYVKLETGQEGYVTDITWRNTVIQELPHNVIIVPNSKLASAIFTNYHLPAKEIIVLVEVGVSYDSDLDQVEWVTFDVAQEVMQKVSGSAFGFEPFIRYHTFSEYSIRFTVFLRANEFLDQRVVKHEFIKRLHRRYQEEGIVIPFPTRTVYYAEQPFSN
- a CDS encoding dinitrogenase iron-molybdenum cofactor biosynthesis protein; protein product: MSEQPIADEVALRIALASRLFPEISLKEFIELLMDYLGGNIDEVSLSQITVTKLKTALGQTYELDGEEHGEDANTETIAVFKKAVRILWGETSESDKLPPIEPYQEGDMPNSIRVAVASNNREELDGHFGSCLRYLIYQLSAKEIRLIDIRSALGAELSEDKNAFRVNLIKDCAILYIVAIGGPAAAKVVQGGIYPMKKEEGGLARKILAELQRAITTSPPPWLAKILGVAPGEQVKNYKALV